In Silvanigrella paludirubra, the following are encoded in one genomic region:
- a CDS encoding serine hydrolase domain-containing protein, with product MKISSLKSLVSLSLMAISVGLISCKKNTNESKDHEKIDIHNLLTDIMAKEENRSGVTGIPLTLQCSGYFSSNPKTFNIGKQSKNGEMITDHSLFQIGGNSKVFISVVMLQLEKEGRLSIEDPVSKFLNDKYPLWNNIKIKNILNMTSGIPNYTDENRVVTDILKQFIKFHFKHITSEEILDSVKNKPLLDQTKNKYNYSNTNYVLAAEIIKSITGKDISEEILDRIIKPLKLEHTFYIKTFPKENVKFPNNLIHGYYYTTEEEERIFENGTNIIDFSMSWANAGISITSNSLDLNTFLRSLFSGKLLDSEQLKKLTTLVDQNTGEILINGVNENNREGYGLGIEARYNSILKEIEFTHGGRTFGFRSQMKYFPSKKASFVTAFNSNALLYTNENAFYQNLDKYIEQNCK from the coding sequence ATGAAAATTAGTTCTTTAAAAAGTTTAGTATCTTTATCATTGATGGCAATATCTGTTGGACTTATATCTTGTAAAAAAAATACAAATGAATCTAAAGATCATGAAAAAATAGACATTCATAACCTTTTAACAGACATCATGGCGAAAGAAGAAAATAGAAGCGGGGTAACTGGTATTCCATTAACGTTACAATGTTCGGGTTATTTTTCTTCCAATCCAAAAACATTTAATATTGGAAAACAAAGTAAAAATGGAGAAATGATAACTGATCATAGTTTATTCCAAATAGGAGGCAATTCAAAGGTATTTATAAGTGTTGTAATGTTGCAATTAGAGAAAGAAGGGCGTTTGAGTATCGAAGATCCTGTGTCGAAATTTTTAAATGATAAATATCCTTTATGGAATAATATTAAAATTAAAAACATATTAAATATGACTTCTGGAATTCCAAATTATACTGATGAAAATAGAGTTGTGACTGATATTTTAAAACAATTTATAAAATTTCACTTTAAGCATATAACTTCAGAAGAAATTTTGGACTCTGTAAAAAATAAACCTCTTTTAGATCAAACAAAAAATAAATATAATTATTCAAATACAAATTATGTTTTAGCTGCTGAAATTATAAAGTCTATAACAGGTAAAGATATTTCAGAAGAAATTTTAGATCGTATTATAAAACCTTTAAAGTTAGAGCATACTTTTTATATTAAAACTTTTCCAAAAGAAAATGTTAAATTTCCTAATAACTTAATTCATGGTTATTATTATACAACTGAAGAAGAAGAACGAATATTTGAAAATGGAACAAATATTATTGATTTTTCTATGTCTTGGGCAAATGCTGGAATTTCAATAACCTCAAATTCATTGGATTTAAATACTTTTTTAAGATCTTTATTTTCAGGAAAACTATTGGATTCGGAACAACTCAAAAAATTAACAACATTAGTTGATCAAAATACGGGTGAAATTTTAATAAATGGAGTCAATGAAAATAATAGAGAAGGTTATGGTTTGGGTATAGAAGCAAGATATAATTCAATATTAAAAGAGATTGAATTTACCCATGGAGGTAGGACTTTTGGCTTTAGATCACAAATGAAATATTTTCCTTCTAAAAAAGCTTCTTTTGTAACAGCTTTCAATTCTAATGCTCTTTTATATACAAATGAAAATGCATTTTATCAAAATTTAGATAAATATATTGAGCAAAATTGTAAATAA
- a CDS encoding valine--tRNA ligase, translating to MTKFEAFTKAFEPSQAEAKLRNYWNINNFYKSSRNPDKKPYTIVMPPPNVTGDLTMGHMMFTLQDILIRWHRAKGYEACWIPGTDHASIATEAKVTKMLADQGISKKEIGREKFLEHAWEWKEKYGGRIEDYLKTLGISCDWSRNTFTMDEKYSAAVTKGIVKLYKDGLIYKNHRLVNWCPVSQSVISDEEVNPEERNGSLWHLRYPIEGSSNEYIIVATTRPETLFGDLAVAVHPSDDRYSHLIGKNVLVPICNRKIPVIADYFVEKEFGTGIVKITPAHDMNDFEVGKRHKLGLLNIFHPDARLNENAPESYQGLDRFVARKKLVSELEELGLVEKIQPHKLVVGISERGNVPIEYYLSEQWYIKMEKLADMTLDATRSGRLKLIPTHQEKTWEHWLTNIQDWCISRQLWWGHRLPMYTCDQCNHVHCEEKPPIKCDKCGHDKLTQDPDALDTWASSWLWPFGVHNWANPSEQEKLDLEYYYPTNVIVTGADIIFFWIARMVMAGEYFTGETPFKHCYFTPIVRDSRGRKMSKSLGNSPDVAGIMAKYGTDAMRFSLVNQIVTGQDIFWSDECCELGKTFANKIWNATRFLTMNAEKFNVDPSKISFDDLKSKSDDAIMGWITSEFFDVVRKVHDNISRYEFSQYSSSMYEFIWMTYCDWFVELLKPRLADENNKNLAKETLTLAFQIFDGILRIMHPIMPFITEEIWQQLNPSHEGKTIGFEKLPESSSQMIDENSIHHMREVQAVVIAVRAIRGKFNIHPATELTVYLKDSQSRFGNLTPQMEALAKAKFNFATEQKGFCAPSLVNGSELFVSLEGLVDRQAEKERLLKKIEKVTNTISGVEKRLSNKEFTNGAPAHILEGAKKQLLENQKELEMLQESLKLL from the coding sequence GTGACAAAATTTGAAGCTTTTACCAAAGCCTTCGAACCTTCTCAAGCAGAAGCGAAATTACGTAACTATTGGAATATAAATAATTTTTATAAATCTTCCCGCAATCCAGATAAAAAGCCTTATACCATTGTGATGCCTCCTCCAAACGTCACGGGTGACTTAACAATGGGTCATATGATGTTTACCCTACAAGATATTCTCATTCGTTGGCATAGGGCGAAGGGGTATGAAGCATGTTGGATTCCTGGGACAGATCACGCAAGTATTGCCACTGAAGCTAAAGTAACAAAAATGTTGGCAGATCAAGGCATTTCTAAAAAAGAAATCGGTCGTGAAAAGTTTTTGGAACACGCTTGGGAGTGGAAAGAAAAATACGGCGGGCGCATTGAAGACTATTTAAAAACTTTGGGAATCAGTTGTGATTGGTCTCGTAATACTTTTACAATGGACGAAAAATATTCAGCAGCTGTTACTAAAGGTATTGTAAAGTTATATAAAGATGGTCTTATTTATAAAAACCATAGACTTGTAAACTGGTGCCCTGTAAGCCAATCGGTTATATCTGATGAAGAAGTCAATCCCGAAGAGCGCAATGGATCACTTTGGCATTTACGTTACCCTATTGAGGGAAGTTCAAATGAATATATAATTGTAGCAACCACCCGTCCCGAAACTTTGTTCGGAGACCTTGCTGTTGCCGTTCATCCAAGTGATGATCGCTATTCTCATTTAATTGGAAAAAATGTTTTAGTTCCTATTTGTAATCGTAAAATCCCAGTGATTGCAGATTATTTTGTAGAAAAAGAGTTTGGAACTGGTATTGTAAAAATCACTCCTGCTCACGATATGAATGACTTTGAAGTAGGTAAAAGACATAAATTAGGTTTATTAAATATATTTCATCCTGATGCACGTCTTAATGAAAATGCACCTGAATCTTATCAAGGTCTAGATCGTTTTGTTGCGCGTAAAAAACTTGTATCTGAATTAGAAGAACTAGGTCTTGTTGAAAAAATACAGCCACATAAACTTGTTGTCGGAATTTCTGAGCGCGGAAATGTGCCAATTGAATACTATTTAAGTGAACAATGGTACATTAAAATGGAAAAACTAGCAGACATGACTTTAGACGCAACTCGTTCTGGGCGTTTAAAATTAATACCAACACACCAAGAAAAAACATGGGAGCATTGGCTCACCAATATTCAAGATTGGTGTATTTCTCGTCAATTATGGTGGGGACATCGTTTACCAATGTACACATGTGATCAATGTAATCATGTGCATTGTGAAGAAAAACCTCCAATTAAGTGTGATAAATGTGGCCATGATAAATTAACTCAAGATCCCGATGCTCTCGATACTTGGGCAAGCTCTTGGCTATGGCCTTTTGGAGTTCATAATTGGGCGAATCCTTCTGAGCAAGAAAAATTAGATTTAGAATATTATTACCCAACAAATGTTATTGTTACGGGAGCTGATATTATATTCTTTTGGATTGCAAGAATGGTAATGGCAGGTGAGTATTTTACAGGTGAAACTCCATTTAAGCATTGTTACTTTACACCTATTGTTCGTGATTCTCGTGGTAGAAAAATGAGCAAATCATTAGGCAATTCTCCAGATGTTGCTGGCATAATGGCTAAATATGGTACCGATGCAATGCGTTTCTCTCTTGTGAATCAAATTGTTACTGGTCAAGATATTTTTTGGAGTGATGAGTGTTGTGAATTAGGTAAAACATTTGCAAATAAAATTTGGAATGCAACTCGTTTTTTAACTATGAATGCAGAAAAATTTAATGTTGATCCCTCTAAAATTTCATTTGATGATTTAAAATCAAAATCAGATGACGCCATTATGGGCTGGATTACAAGCGAATTTTTTGATGTTGTTAGAAAAGTTCATGATAATATTTCTCGTTATGAATTTTCCCAATATTCAAGCTCTATGTATGAATTTATTTGGATGACTTATTGCGATTGGTTTGTTGAGTTATTAAAACCACGTTTAGCAGATGAAAATAATAAAAATTTAGCAAAAGAAACATTAACTCTTGCATTCCAAATATTTGATGGAATTTTGCGGATTATGCATCCAATCATGCCTTTTATTACAGAAGAAATATGGCAACAATTAAATCCATCACATGAAGGAAAAACAATTGGGTTTGAAAAACTTCCAGAGTCAAGCTCACAAATGATCGATGAAAATTCAATTCATCATATGCGAGAAGTCCAGGCTGTGGTTATAGCTGTAAGAGCGATAAGAGGTAAATTTAATATTCACCCAGCCACAGAACTCACTGTTTATTTAAAAGATTCACAATCTCGATTTGGTAATTTAACTCCACAAATGGAAGCATTAGCAAAAGCTAAATTTAATTTTGCTACAGAGCAAAAAGGATTTTGTGCACCTTCTCTTGTAAATGGATCTGAACTTTTTGTAAGTTTGGAAGGATTGGTTGATAGACAAGCTGAAAAAGAGCGATTGCTTAAAAAAATTGAAAAGGTAACAAACACAATATCAGGTGTTGAAAAGCGTTTAAGCAACAAAGAATTTACCAACGGAGCCCCTGCTCATATTCTAGAAGGTGCCAAAAAGCAGCTTCTTGAAAATCAAAAAGAGCTTGAAATGTTGCAAGAATCTTTGAAATTACTTTAA
- the orn gene encoding oligoribonuclease: protein MKHLFWLDMEMSGLEHTKERILEVALLVTDLSLNIVKEYETIVFQEDIVLKGMDAWCTEHHGKSGLTAKVPHGKPEAEVEKELIKIIKEFSPSDRALLAGNSIGQDRKFIDQWMPDFAKTLHYRMLDVSSFKILFEGIYNKKYNKKHKHRAIDDIIESIEELKFYMQYIKV from the coding sequence ATGAAACATTTATTTTGGCTAGATATGGAAATGTCTGGTTTAGAGCATACTAAAGAAAGAATTCTTGAAGTAGCTCTTTTGGTAACAGATTTATCTTTGAATATAGTTAAAGAATACGAAACTATCGTTTTTCAAGAGGATATTGTTTTAAAGGGAATGGATGCTTGGTGTACAGAGCATCATGGTAAGAGTGGTTTAACCGCAAAAGTCCCTCATGGTAAACCTGAGGCAGAGGTTGAAAAAGAACTTATAAAAATAATAAAAGAATTTTCCCCTTCAGATCGGGCATTACTTGCTGGTAATTCTATAGGACAAGATAGAAAATTTATTGATCAATGGATGCCTGATTTTGCAAAAACATTACATTATCGCATGTTAGATGTTTCTAGTTTTAAAATTTTGTTTGAAGGTATTTATAATAAAAAATATAATAAAAAACATAAGCATCGAGCTATTGATGATATAATTGAATCTATTGAAGAATTAAAGTTTTATATGCAATATATAAAGGTATAA
- a CDS encoding TM2 domain-containing protein, with protein sequence MENILYKDENSKYCSDCGKIIKLRAEICPNCGCRQAHASNLNEKNRIAAALFAFFLGSFGAHKFYLGKIWLGVLYLIFTWTFIPSVISLIEGILFLIMSDQDFNMKYNR encoded by the coding sequence ATGGAAAATATTTTATATAAAGATGAAAATAGTAAATACTGTTCTGATTGTGGAAAAATAATTAAATTGAGAGCAGAAATCTGTCCAAATTGTGGCTGCAGACAAGCTCATGCTTCAAATTTAAATGAAAAAAATAGGATTGCTGCTGCTTTATTTGCTTTCTTTTTAGGTTCATTTGGAGCGCATAAATTTTATTTAGGTAAAATTTGGCTAGGTGTTTTATATTTGATTTTTACATGGACTTTCATACCTAGCGTTATTTCCTTAATTGAAGGCATTTTATTTTTAATTATGTCTGATCAAGATTTTAATATGAAATATAATAGATAG